One window from the genome of Bacteroidota bacterium encodes:
- a CDS encoding sigma-70 family RNA polymerase sigma factor has protein sequence MIVAAQKFVLSHHTVVVYSSHIRGLSDAELVAQFKADGNQMLIGELFRRYRHLVYGVCMKYLADEDESQDVQMQVFEKLLTDLHRHEIAQFKGWLYAVARNECLMYLRSRKSKRLHEQELQKDLGAVMETETSVHPEGVTEHEWLLREMENSLQHLNEHQRNCIELFYLQKKSYQQVADQTGYTLTEVKSYIQNGKRNLKILLTKQQHG, from the coding sequence ATGATTGTTGCTGCGCAGAAGTTTGTACTTTCACACCATACTGTGGTAGTTTACTCTTCACATATACGCGGGCTGAGCGATGCCGAGCTTGTTGCACAATTTAAAGCCGATGGCAATCAGATGCTAATCGGCGAATTGTTCAGGCGGTACCGGCATCTGGTATATGGTGTATGCATGAAATACCTTGCCGATGAAGATGAGAGCCAGGACGTTCAGATGCAGGTATTCGAAAAACTGCTTACCGATCTTCATCGCCACGAAATAGCTCAGTTTAAGGGCTGGTTATATGCAGTTGCGCGCAACGAGTGCCTGATGTATCTGCGAAGCCGGAAATCAAAGCGGCTGCATGAGCAGGAATTGCAAAAAGATTTAGGGGCTGTTATGGAAACCGAAACTTCGGTGCATCCTGAGGGTGTAACAGAACATGAATGGCTGCTACGTGAAATGGAAAACAGCCTTCAGCATTTAAACGAACATCAGCGCAACTGCATTGAACTGTTTTACCTTCAGAAAAAAAGCTATCAACAGGTGGCCGATCAAACCGGCTATACCTTAACGGAAGTAAAAAGCTACATCCAAAACGGAAAACGAAATTTAAAAATCCTCCTCACCAAACAACAGCATGGCTGA
- a CDS encoding T9SS type A sorting domain-containing protein — protein MSNDPVFSEMAGCANGDFVTVYSSAQTANNAFNVNRYDADGNLIWYIEFYNSSVDYSGGSDIIEASNGDILVSTSSLNTSTNRLSVGLFRINSAGALLWEKEYSSGGPSGFDLGGNSKLVEASDGSIYLATDESNFPSAEAIILLRFSASGNLLWGKTFGTSPRQQLATINEAPASGVHIGAQNVPGNDVNLFTIDSAGTLVSSKQCAQWGFLQAIVTDSAKSIKALLLWNSASANRLVELDSAGNISQARWSPFSTQPFTNALFYHSGGYVSVHGNNTFGTRLCNWSASPSVNNGINYADSTTFSAEAFFQISDGSIYLAGESTDYYKTRIIKTNPMSGTDFQFGGCTQVSTNYTLYSINLSNPVPFAVTLSPYTPVNEVSSLSTQLMLATVTDNCINQVSVAENSEAVINVYPNPASDVLAIELNFSGNALAEIIAVDGRTVMRVSVPSGSSGRQLDISNLPEGIYQVRITDSANKPHTAKLVVNR, from the coding sequence ATGTCCAATGATCCCGTATTTTCTGAAATGGCCGGTTGTGCTAATGGTGATTTTGTAACGGTCTATTCATCAGCTCAAACTGCGAATAATGCCTTTAATGTAAATCGTTACGATGCAGACGGGAATCTGATCTGGTACATTGAGTTTTACAATTCGAGTGTTGACTATTCGGGAGGGAGTGATATTATTGAAGCCTCCAATGGAGATATTCTTGTTTCCACCTCATCGTTAAATACCAGCACGAACAGGCTTTCAGTGGGGCTTTTCAGAATAAACAGTGCCGGTGCTTTGCTATGGGAAAAGGAGTATTCATCGGGCGGCCCTTCAGGATTTGATTTGGGAGGTAATTCCAAATTGGTTGAAGCGAGCGACGGGAGTATTTATCTGGCTACGGATGAAAGTAATTTTCCATCTGCCGAAGCAATTATTTTATTGCGTTTTTCGGCTTCGGGTAATTTACTTTGGGGAAAAACATTTGGCACTTCGCCAAGACAACAACTGGCTACAATAAATGAAGCTCCTGCTTCCGGAGTACATATCGGCGCACAAAATGTACCCGGAAACGATGTGAATTTATTTACAATTGATTCAGCAGGTACGCTGGTTAGTTCGAAACAATGTGCGCAATGGGGATTTCTACAAGCTATTGTGACTGATTCGGCCAAATCAATTAAAGCGTTGCTTTTATGGAATTCAGCTTCAGCCAACCGATTAGTTGAATTAGACAGTGCAGGGAATATTTCCCAGGCAAGATGGTCTCCATTCAGTACTCAGCCTTTTACCAATGCCTTATTTTACCACTCCGGAGGGTATGTTTCTGTACATGGTAATAACACTTTCGGTACAAGATTGTGTAATTGGTCGGCCAGCCCGTCGGTGAACAATGGTATTAATTATGCAGATTCCACAACGTTTTCAGCTGAAGCTTTTTTTCAAATCAGCGACGGGAGCATTTATCTTGCAGGTGAAAGTACAGATTATTACAAAACCCGCATTATTAAAACCAATCCGATGTCGGGCACCGACTTTCAGTTTGGCGGATGTACGCAGGTAAGCACAAATTATACGCTATATTCGATTAATCTAAGTAATCCTGTTCCGTTTGCCGTTACATTATCGCCTTATACACCGGTTAACGAAGTGTCATCGCTTTCCACACAATTGATGTTGGCTACAGTGACTGATAATTGCATCAATCAGGTATCGGTAGCGGAAAATAGTGAGGCTGTGATCAATGTATATCCGAATCCGGCTTCGGATGTGCTTGCCATTGAGCTGAATTTTTCGGGTAATGCTTTGGCCGAAATCATTGCTGTTGATGGTCGCACGGTGATGCGTGTATCTGTTCCGTCAGGATCCTCCGGCCGGCAGCTTGATATCAGCAATCTTCCGGAAGGAATTTATCAGGTTCGGATTACAGATTCCGCGAATAAACCTCACACTGCCAAGCTGGTTGTGAATCGTTAG
- a CDS encoding M1 family metallopeptidase, producing MKTKLILWAGVCFLNLQAWAQPVGNGEGSDGIRAYLNDEAWAPRERFVDFQHMRLELTFEPAQGLVKGKVTHRFTPLRPKVDSVWLDGPGIRVSSVTVNGKPATWRSEKQGMWIHTGRSLPYGETDSLTVVYEANPQKGLYFIGWNDPANICRKQIWSQGQGIDNRNWIPFYDEMNDKLTTEMIVTFGGEYKVLSNGVKKSEKLNKDGTRTWHYRMNKPHAPYLVMLGIGIYDIKQTKSKSGVPINLYYYPEWKDRVDATYRYSAEMMDFFETETGVPYPWESYSQIPVQEFMYGAMENTTATVFGDFLFVDERAELDRAYVGVNAHELAHQWFGDYVTARSDAHHWLQESFATYYNMLFEREVYGKNYFDVQRYDAINNSLNETKLNNLPVAHSQSGSVRHYPKGAFVLNMLKNVVGGREVYNRAIQHYLKKHPYANVDSHDLLVAFNETTGMSLDWFWDQWIYRGGEPWYEVNAEELKGSAGAVTRFTVEQVQPQNQTTGLFSMPIWFEVHYTDGSKERVEKWISRKTETVDIANTSAKKVAYVLFDPNSEVMKKVTFRKPFDWLKNQALNAEGLLDRHAALMALREFPLTQRREVLLNVFSKDNYHFCRSEVLSQLANDPDPASQAMVRDAIKSGDANVQKAVLNFTTSISKDLLPDFEKLLTARSYQVVEMALDKLSFEYPANTANYLKATDGVEGTSGRNVLVKRLEVQARFNATPEAFKQLVNLTSVSYEFRTRVNAANALKRLNYFDEALMKNLVQAGFSSNTRLAGPCIAAMKYYYEQASNRRTISDYIFGPGWNDWQRARLKATYN from the coding sequence ATGAAAACGAAGTTGATACTCTGGGCAGGTGTCTGTTTCCTGAACCTGCAGGCATGGGCTCAGCCGGTTGGAAACGGTGAAGGCAGCGATGGCATTCGCGCTTATCTGAACGATGAGGCCTGGGCCCCGCGCGAACGGTTTGTGGATTTTCAGCACATGCGGCTTGAACTTACATTTGAACCTGCGCAGGGTTTGGTGAAAGGCAAAGTCACACACCGTTTCACACCGCTGCGCCCCAAAGTAGATTCGGTTTGGCTCGACGGGCCGGGCATACGCGTAAGCAGTGTAACGGTAAACGGAAAACCGGCTACCTGGCGCAGCGAAAAGCAGGGCATGTGGATACATACAGGCCGCTCATTGCCTTACGGCGAAACCGACAGCCTTACGGTGGTGTATGAAGCCAATCCGCAAAAAGGCCTCTATTTTATTGGCTGGAACGATCCGGCCAATATTTGCCGCAAACAGATCTGGAGCCAGGGACAAGGCATCGACAACCGAAACTGGATTCCGTTTTACGACGAGATGAATGATAAACTCACTACCGAAATGATTGTGACTTTCGGTGGTGAATATAAAGTATTGTCGAACGGTGTGAAGAAAAGTGAGAAACTGAACAAAGACGGCACGCGCACCTGGCACTACCGTATGAACAAGCCGCATGCACCTTATCTGGTGATGCTGGGTATTGGTATTTACGACATCAAACAAACCAAATCGAAATCGGGTGTGCCGATTAATCTGTATTACTATCCCGAATGGAAAGACCGCGTAGATGCAACATACAGATACAGTGCGGAGATGATGGATTTTTTTGAAACCGAAACCGGTGTGCCTTACCCCTGGGAAAGTTACTCGCAGATTCCGGTGCAGGAATTTATGTATGGTGCCATGGAAAACACCACGGCCACCGTGTTTGGCGATTTTCTGTTTGTGGATGAACGTGCCGAACTAGACCGCGCGTATGTAGGCGTAAATGCACACGAACTGGCGCACCAGTGGTTTGGCGATTATGTAACCGCCCGAAGCGATGCGCACCACTGGCTGCAGGAAAGTTTTGCCACCTATTACAACATGCTTTTTGAGCGCGAAGTGTATGGCAAAAATTATTTTGATGTGCAGCGGTACGATGCCATTAACAATTCGCTGAATGAAACCAAGCTGAACAACCTGCCGGTGGCGCACAGCCAGAGCGGTTCGGTGCGGCATTACCCGAAAGGTGCGTTTGTGCTCAATATGCTGAAGAATGTGGTGGGCGGGCGCGAAGTATATAACCGGGCCATACAGCATTACCTCAAAAAACATCCGTATGCCAATGTCGATTCGCACGATTTGCTGGTGGCGTTTAACGAAACCACAGGCATGTCGCTCGACTGGTTCTGGGATCAGTGGATTTACAGAGGAGGAGAGCCGTGGTATGAAGTGAATGCGGAAGAACTAAAAGGCTCAGCCGGAGCAGTGACCCGTTTTACGGTAGAGCAGGTGCAGCCGCAAAACCAAACCACCGGCCTGTTCAGCATGCCTATTTGGTTTGAAGTGCATTATACCGATGGAAGCAAAGAGCGTGTGGAGAAATGGATAAGCCGTAAAACCGAAACGGTTGACATTGCCAACACTTCCGCAAAAAAAGTGGCGTATGTGCTTTTTGATCCGAACAGCGAGGTGATGAAGAAGGTAACATTCCGCAAACCGTTTGATTGGCTGAAAAATCAGGCGCTTAATGCCGAAGGGCTGCTCGACCGGCATGCTGCGTTGATGGCTTTGCGTGAATTTCCGCTTACACAGCGCCGCGAAGTGTTGCTGAATGTTTTTTCCAAAGACAATTATCACTTTTGTCGTTCGGAAGTGTTGAGCCAGCTGGCCAATGATCCTGATCCGGCTTCACAAGCTATGGTGCGCGATGCGATTAAGAGCGGCGATGCCAATGTGCAGAAAGCCGTGCTTAACTTCACCACTTCAATTTCCAAAGACCTGCTGCCTGATTTCGAAAAGCTGCTTACTGCACGTTCGTATCAGGTGGTGGAAATGGCGCTCGACAAGCTCAGCTTTGAGTACCCGGCCAACACGGCAAACTACCTTAAAGCCACAGATGGTGTGGAAGGTACGTCGGGCCGGAACGTGCTCGTGAAAAGGCTCGAAGTGCAGGCGCGTTTCAATGCCACACCTGAGGCTTTTAAGCAGCTTGTTAATCTTACCAGCGTGTCGTACGAATTCCGTACACGGGTAAACGCTGCCAATGCGCTGAAACGGTTAAACTATTTCGACGAAGCACTAATGAAAAACTTGGTGCAGGCCGGTTTCAGCAGCAACACACGTTTGGCCGGGCCGTGTATTGCTGCTATGAAATATTACTACGAACAGGCCTCAAACCGCCGCACAATAAGCGATTATATATTTGGCCCGGGCTGGAACGACTGGCAGCGGGCAAGGCTTAAAGCCACTTATAACTGA
- a CDS encoding aspartate kinase, which produces MLVQKFGGTSVGSAARMRALVPLITVAEPNLVVLSAMSGTTNQLVAISAELLVGNQAEAATLIDEMETRYHAVTDELLEKNRKPGHEFIEAHFNRLRNLAADLFTAAEEKEVLATGELLSTGLVQFFLEESGIQSALLPALEFMRLDDKEEPDMRYIAEHLKQQLAKHSGVNLFITQGYICRNSKGNIDNLKRGGSDYTATLAGAAIGAREVQIWTDIDGMHNNDPRIVPHTFPVHELSFDEAAELAYFGAKILHPTCVLPAQKANVPVRLLNTMQPDAKGTCISGALQGDRITAVAAKDGITAINIRSGRMLLAYGFLRAVFEVFERYRTPIDLITTSEVAVSLTIDDNTHLSEIEEELREFGEVTVDRNQSIVCIVGSFGADTHGYASRVFAALRTIPIRMISYGGSEHNISVLVDTQRKNDTLLALNEGLFADEFLTRGIQ; this is translated from the coding sequence ATGCTTGTTCAAAAATTCGGAGGCACCTCAGTGGGAAGCGCAGCCCGTATGCGTGCACTGGTGCCGCTGATTACCGTGGCCGAACCTAATCTGGTGGTACTCTCGGCCATGTCCGGAACCACTAATCAGCTGGTGGCTATTTCGGCCGAACTCCTTGTGGGAAACCAAGCGGAAGCGGCCACGCTTATTGATGAAATGGAAACGCGTTACCATGCGGTAACCGACGAACTGCTGGAGAAAAACCGAAAACCGGGCCACGAATTTATTGAAGCGCATTTTAACCGCCTGCGCAACCTGGCCGCCGACCTTTTTACTGCGGCCGAAGAAAAAGAAGTGCTGGCCACCGGCGAACTGCTGAGCACCGGATTAGTGCAATTTTTCCTTGAAGAAAGCGGCATACAGTCGGCCCTGCTTCCGGCGCTGGAATTTATGCGGCTCGACGACAAGGAAGAGCCCGACATGCGCTATATAGCCGAACACCTGAAACAGCAATTGGCAAAACATTCCGGCGTAAACCTGTTTATTACACAAGGCTACATTTGCCGCAACAGTAAAGGCAATATAGACAACCTGAAACGAGGCGGCAGCGACTACACCGCCACGCTGGCCGGAGCCGCCATTGGCGCACGCGAAGTGCAGATATGGACCGATATTGACGGCATGCACAACAACGATCCGCGCATTGTACCGCATACCTTTCCGGTGCATGAACTCTCGTTTGACGAAGCCGCTGAGCTGGCCTATTTTGGCGCAAAAATTCTGCACCCTACCTGCGTGCTGCCTGCACAAAAAGCCAATGTGCCCGTGCGCCTGCTCAATACCATGCAGCCCGATGCCAAAGGCACATGCATAAGCGGCGCTCTGCAAGGCGACCGCATTACAGCTGTGGCCGCCAAAGATGGCATTACGGCTATAAACATACGCTCCGGACGCATGCTGCTGGCCTACGGTTTTCTGCGTGCCGTGTTTGAAGTGTTTGAACGCTACCGCACACCGATTGATTTAATTACCACCTCGGAAGTAGCCGTGTCGCTTACAATTGACGACAATACACACCTGAGCGAAATAGAAGAAGAACTCCGCGAGTTTGGCGAAGTAACGGTTGACCGCAACCAGAGCATTGTGTGCATTGTAGGCTCGTTTGGTGCTGATACACACGGCTATGCATCGCGCGTGTTTGCCGCGCTGCGCACAATTCCGATACGCATGATTTCTTACGGCGGAAGCGAACATAATATTTCGGTGCTGGTGGACACGCAGCGCAAAAACGACACGCTGCTGGCGCTGAACGAAGGTCTTTTTGCCGACGAATTTTTAACACGCGGCATACAATGA
- the lysA gene encoding diaminopimelate decarboxylase, whose product MSSTAFTTNKAKLLSHFDTLATPFYYYDTQLLRHTLDVLTKAAGAHDFHVHYALKANAHPELLQLIRQAGLGADCVSGNEVQRAIDCGFAPSQIVFAGVGKTDAEIKLALHHDIFCFNCESLQELEVIAALAADAGKTVRVALRVNPNVDARTHHYITTGLEENKFGIGLHEIGEVIALFKQHPHVQCMGLHVHIGSQITDLNVFRALCTKVNRLQQLFALYELPLPHLNLGGGLGVNYYEPDSEPVADFAAYFEIFAKFIERRAGQQIHFELGRSIIAQCGSLISRVLYVKKGLQTNFAVLDAGMTELIRPALYQAYHRIDVLSPSAGEVQKYDVVGPVCESTDCFAKALELPELKRGDLVALRTAGAYGEVMVSNYNLRQRGNAVFSSELFKS is encoded by the coding sequence ATGAGCAGCACTGCGTTTACCACCAACAAGGCAAAGCTGCTTTCGCACTTCGATACGCTTGCCACGCCGTTTTACTATTACGATACGCAACTGCTGCGCCATACGCTTGATGTGCTTACTAAGGCTGCAGGTGCACACGACTTTCACGTACACTATGCGTTGAAAGCCAATGCCCATCCTGAATTGCTGCAACTGATACGCCAGGCCGGACTTGGGGCCGACTGTGTGAGCGGCAACGAAGTGCAGCGTGCCATTGACTGCGGTTTTGCACCTTCACAAATTGTATTTGCCGGTGTGGGAAAAACCGATGCCGAAATAAAACTGGCGCTGCACCACGACATATTCTGCTTCAACTGCGAATCGCTGCAGGAACTTGAAGTAATTGCCGCGCTGGCTGCTGATGCCGGAAAAACTGTGCGCGTGGCGCTGCGCGTAAATCCTAACGTGGATGCACGCACACACCACTACATTACTACCGGACTGGAAGAAAATAAATTTGGCATTGGCCTGCACGAAATAGGCGAGGTGATAGCTCTGTTTAAGCAACACCCGCACGTGCAGTGTATGGGGCTGCATGTACACATCGGTTCACAGATTACCGATTTGAATGTGTTCCGTGCCTTGTGTACAAAAGTGAACCGCCTGCAGCAGCTTTTCGCGTTGTACGAATTGCCGCTGCCGCACCTTAATCTGGGCGGAGGGCTTGGTGTAAATTACTACGAGCCTGATTCCGAGCCGGTAGCTGATTTTGCCGCGTACTTTGAAATATTCGCAAAGTTTATTGAACGTCGTGCCGGTCAGCAAATTCATTTTGAGCTGGGGCGTTCCATCATTGCGCAATGCGGTTCGCTGATTAGCCGTGTGCTGTATGTGAAGAAAGGGTTGCAGACCAATTTTGCCGTGCTGGATGCCGGTATGACGGAGCTGATACGCCCGGCGTTGTATCAGGCTTATCACCGCATTGATGTGCTATCACCTTCTGCGGGTGAGGTGCAGAAGTATGATGTGGTGGGGCCGGTGTGCGAATCAACCGACTGTTTTGCGAAGGCGCTTGAACTGCCCGAACTCAAACGCGGCGATCTGGTGGCGTTGCGCACGGCCGGAGCCTACGGCGAAGTGATGGTGAGCAATTATAATTTGCGGCAGCGGGGTAATGCGGTGTTCAGCAGCGAGCTTTTTAAGTCGTAA
- the porQ gene encoding type IX secretion system protein PorQ, with translation MKKLFLLVFAVWLGPAGLQAQIGGSAAFGFTDLPLSARAAALGGKALSVYDHDLNMAVWNPSLLSKRTSSQLAFSFVDYFTDIRVGYAAFAWHVDSIGTFALSASRINYGDFTETDNTGAIIGEFTAGEYGITLGYSRQLDSMFTVGANLKFLQSNLYLWQANALAFDAAVTYHRPAKNFSASIMIRNTGRMLSTYTSGNRESLPFEIEAGFSKKPKHMPIRIFMTLQHLQQWDLTYIDPANPPQTVDPLTGDSIKVSRFRTFGDKAARHVVVGAEILIGKAMFLRGGFNYQRRREMLIDSRPGMVGFSFGAGIRIYKFNISYARSAYHIAGGTNTFSITSTLSDFYQKK, from the coding sequence ATGAAAAAGCTGTTTTTACTCGTTTTTGCCGTGTGGCTTGGTCCGGCTGGCCTGCAGGCGCAAATTGGCGGTTCTGCCGCGTTCGGATTTACGGATCTGCCGCTTTCGGCCCGTGCGGCTGCATTGGGCGGGAAGGCGCTGAGCGTGTATGACCACGACCTGAATATGGCCGTATGGAATCCCTCGCTGCTTTCAAAACGGACCTCCAGCCAGCTTGCGTTTAGTTTTGTGGATTATTTCACCGATATCCGCGTGGGATATGCGGCCTTTGCCTGGCATGTGGATTCCATTGGCACATTTGCATTGAGTGCGTCCCGCATCAATTACGGCGATTTTACCGAAACCGACAACACCGGTGCCATCATTGGCGAGTTTACCGCCGGTGAATATGGCATTACCCTCGGCTACAGCCGCCAGCTCGACAGCATGTTTACCGTGGGGGCCAACCTCAAATTTCTGCAGTCAAACCTCTACCTCTGGCAGGCCAACGCACTGGCTTTTGATGCGGCAGTAACCTATCACCGCCCCGCCAAAAACTTCTCGGCTTCAATTATGATCCGTAACACCGGACGCATGCTTTCGACTTATACCTCAGGCAACCGCGAAAGTTTACCGTTTGAAATTGAAGCCGGTTTCTCAAAGAAACCTAAGCACATGCCCATCCGGATCTTTATGACGCTGCAGCATCTTCAGCAGTGGGATTTAACGTATATCGACCCTGCAAATCCTCCCCAAACGGTTGATCCGCTCACCGGCGATTCAATTAAAGTAAGCCGTTTCCGCACCTTTGGCGATAAGGCCGCACGACACGTGGTGGTGGGCGCTGAAATATTAATCGGTAAAGCCATGTTCCTGCGCGGAGGCTTTAATTACCAGCGCCGCCGCGAAATGCTGATTGATTCACGTCCGGGTATGGTTGGCTTTTCGTTTGGTGCCGGTATTCGTATTTACAAATTTAATATCAGCTATGCCCGCTCGGCCTATCACATTGCCGGAGGTACAAATACGTTCTCCATTACCAGTACACTTTCTGATTTCTACCAGAAGAAGTAA
- a CDS encoding T9SS type A sorting domain-containing protein, with protein sequence MNTRQTFIVFLLLFSLTANAQLLSFDKSTLLSNAPALRKTVQCANGDLVSVFSGNVNVPNAFSVIRYDEDGDFVWQKEYLNQSVSSCSANDVTEASNGDLIIAFSALNNTQTSGLIRITSQGTLLWERLYSTGSMLSDVFVAYSKVVEATDGSIFLALADINVSQNPSTEAMILFRFSASGNLLWGKSPGLAPPMVVVQMRKAAAGGVHIGASSNINGNTHLITFDSAGVVTRSLKYNYTLTGNITDFVTDANHRPKAILGCDYQTWTRLVELDSTGNVTAVNEASIAATSWGTDLLWLGGGYVSLHEMSGGGTMLCSWSAGPSLTNGLQFTNSSSFTAFDFFAAADGGIYLSGISAASPQTQKTRFIKTKPMIGFNFPSDGCAQATADFTIVSAGMANPLPQALVISAYSPVVENSSFQVQTASANVINNCSLVSIDETLQTGFEVYPNPATDLVNVSGRFSGDVMVEIYAATGQLLLQSQMHSGTNSLTLNTSMLPEGVYLLKLSDGNRQPRSAKLVISR encoded by the coding sequence ATGAATACAAGGCAAACATTCATCGTTTTTTTACTTCTTTTCTCACTAACAGCAAATGCACAACTTCTCAGTTTCGATAAAAGCACATTACTAAGCAATGCTCCCGCATTACGTAAAACAGTTCAATGCGCCAACGGCGATCTTGTATCTGTATTTTCGGGTAACGTAAATGTTCCGAATGCATTTTCAGTAATCAGGTATGATGAAGATGGGGATTTTGTCTGGCAAAAAGAGTACCTGAATCAAAGTGTATCCAGTTGCAGTGCCAACGATGTAACAGAAGCATCAAACGGAGATCTCATTATTGCATTTTCGGCGCTCAATAACACACAGACTTCAGGCCTTATTCGCATAACCAGTCAGGGAACTTTACTTTGGGAAAGACTCTATTCAACAGGCAGCATGCTCAGCGATGTGTTTGTGGCTTACTCTAAAGTAGTTGAAGCTACAGACGGAAGTATTTTCCTTGCTTTAGCTGATATTAACGTGTCGCAAAATCCCAGCACGGAAGCTATGATTTTGTTTCGCTTTTCGGCTTCAGGGAATTTACTTTGGGGGAAAAGTCCCGGTCTGGCCCCCCCAATGGTAGTTGTACAAATGCGTAAGGCTGCGGCCGGTGGCGTACATATTGGTGCTTCAAGTAATATTAATGGAAATACGCATCTAATTACTTTCGATTCTGCCGGAGTTGTTACCCGCTCATTAAAGTACAACTATACGCTTACCGGAAATATTACCGATTTTGTGACTGATGCAAACCACCGGCCCAAAGCCATACTTGGTTGCGATTATCAGACCTGGACACGTTTGGTGGAATTAGACAGTACTGGTAATGTTACGGCAGTAAATGAGGCATCAATTGCGGCAACCTCGTGGGGGACTGATTTACTGTGGCTTGGCGGAGGTTATGTTTCACTTCACGAAATGTCGGGCGGCGGAACCATGCTCTGCAGCTGGTCTGCAGGGCCTTCTCTTACCAATGGTTTGCAGTTTACAAACTCGTCATCGTTTACGGCATTCGATTTTTTTGCTGCAGCCGACGGTGGAATCTACCTGTCAGGTATATCTGCTGCAAGTCCGCAAACGCAAAAAACAAGGTTTATTAAAACCAAACCGATGATTGGTTTCAATTTCCCGTCCGACGGATGTGCCCAGGCTACGGCTGATTTTACAATCGTTTCGGCCGGGATGGCCAATCCATTGCCGCAAGCATTGGTAATTTCAGCCTACAGTCCGGTGGTCGAAAATTCGTCTTTTCAGGTACAAACAGCATCAGCCAATGTAATCAATAACTGTTCACTTGTTTCAATTGATGAAACATTGCAGACCGGGTTTGAGGTGTATCCCAATCCGGCCACAGACCTTGTGAATGTATCTGGCCGTTTTTCGGGTGATGTAATGGTTGAAATTTATGCGGCGACAGGGCAGCTTTTACTTCAATCACAAATGCACTCAGGAACAAATAGCCTGACACTAAATACAAGTATGCTTCCAGAGGGTGTCTATTTACTTAAACTATCTGATGGTAATAGACAACCCCGCTCAGCCAAATTGGTTATCAGTCGATAA
- a CDS encoding enoyl-CoA hydratase/isomerase family protein — protein MTDQGHVTTGIENGIGTVTFFHPQSNSLPGALLRKLAEAITEMGNNPEARVIVLRSEGEKAFCAGASFDELISIKDIETGKQFFSGFAMVINAMRKAPKFVIARVQGKAVGGGVGLASAADYTLAVSAASVKLSELAVGIGPFVVGPAVERKMGTSAFTNLAINASEWRNAQWAQQHGLYADVYDDSAALDEGVNALAKRLAASNPEAMSMLKKVFWQGTDHWDTLLTERALMSGTLVLSEFTVNAINSFKAKA, from the coding sequence ATGACAGATCAGGGACACGTAACCACCGGAATTGAAAACGGTATAGGCACCGTTACATTTTTTCATCCCCAGAGCAATTCGCTGCCCGGGGCTTTACTGCGTAAACTGGCAGAGGCCATTACCGAAATGGGTAATAACCCCGAAGCCCGGGTAATTGTGCTGCGAAGTGAAGGTGAAAAAGCGTTTTGCGCAGGCGCTTCATTTGATGAACTGATCAGCATCAAGGACATAGAAACCGGCAAGCAGTTTTTCTCGGGCTTTGCCATGGTTATCAACGCAATGCGTAAAGCGCCCAAGTTCGTGATTGCGCGCGTGCAGGGCAAAGCCGTGGGCGGTGGTGTGGGCCTTGCTTCGGCAGCCGATTATACACTGGCGGTTTCTGCGGCTTCAGTAAAACTTTCGGAGCTGGCTGTTGGCATTGGCCCGTTTGTGGTAGGCCCCGCCGTAGAACGCAAAATGGGCACATCCGCCTTTACCAACTTAGCCATAAACGCCAGCGAATGGCGCAATGCACAATGGGCACAACAGCACGGACTCTATGCCGATGTGTATGACGATTCTGCCGCGCTTGATGAAGGCGTAAATGCTCTCGCAAAACGGCTCGCCGCCAGCAACCCGGAGGCCATGAGCATGCTTAAAAAAGTGTTCTGGCAGGGCACCGACCATTGGGACACCCTCCTCACCGAACGCGCACTGATGAGTGGCACGCTTGTGCTTTCTGAATTTACAGTAAATGCCATCAACTCGTTCAAGGCCAAAGCCTGA